One Micromonas commoda chromosome 5, complete sequence genomic window, GGTCCCGCAGGTAAGTCATCCGTGTGCAATCCTTCATCCTCTTCCTCTAGCGACAGACATTTGTGCCTCATCTACATGCACATAACGGATCTGACGTACTAACCTCACTCCGCGACCTCAGGCTCTCCCTacgccggcggcgttttCTTCCTCGACATTCACTTTCCTTCGGACTACCCCTTCAAGCCCCCAAAGGTGCGCACCGAATCGGAGCTCCATCGTCTTCCGCGGCTTGTCTAAGCTCATTCGTAGTCTATTCCGATTCTTTCCAGCCCACTTACCCGTCTATCGCCCGTGCCGTGACACCGCAGGTTACGTTTCGCACTCGGATCTACCACTGCAACGTGAACAGCAGCGGCCAGATCTGCCTGGACATCCTCAAGGACCAGTGGAGCCCCGCGCTGACCATCTCCAAGGTTCTGCTCTCCATCTGCTCACTCCTGACTGACGCGAACCCGCATGATCCTCTCGTGGGTAACATCGCTCAGCAGTTCCTGaacgaccgcgcggcgcacgacaAGACGGCCGTGGAGTGGACGCGCCGCTATGCCCAAGGGTGATTACGGGTGGGTGGTGATGGTTCTGGCTCTGTGAGGGTTGGCGAGGTGGAGTTGAGTACGGAGGTGTACGTAGGAACACAGGAGCGATGAGTGCTGGAGATGTTTCGAGAGGGTGAATTCGAAACGCACGATTTGGCTCGACGAGTCGAGACGGGATCCTTCGAGAAGGATCTCAACCGGCTCAGCAGCGGCGGTCCACTCGGGATTTGAAATAAATAGATTGTTTTCCAACCCTGCTCTACCTAATGCCCAGAGGCTCTATGGATGGAACTGTGTCCGGCACCCTGGCAATGTCCAGACGACCGTACTCAGCTCCGAGATCTTGGATGcactccgcggcgccgtctaTGTCTGCTAAGTCCATGTACTCGGTGTAGTGGTGAAGGTACACGTTCCGCTTACGAAGCTTTCCAAAGCGTTCATTCATGGCATCCAGTGGGCGCTGCATAGCGCAATTGTTCGCCAGGCAAAGAGCCGAATACGGCGTTCCCACTGGAGCGCGGTCGCAAAGTCCCACCTTAAACCCATCCGAGACCCAGTGTGCCATCTTCAAACCCCGTCTGAGCCTTTCCACGTTGCGGTTTGCGTCCGATATGTTcacaccgccgcgcagcatCAGCGCACAAGCCAAGTATGTTGAGCGCCGAGGGTCCACACTCGCGAGTTGTCTGTCGCGGCCGAAAACTTCCGTAAAGATCTGATCCATGGTTCTGGGCGCCGGTATATTTCGCCCCCTATCGGCAGACACAGCCACGGGCGACATCGACGAAAGTAGAAAATGAAGCTTTGGGAAGGGAACAAGGTTGGTCGTGATCTCGTTTATGTCCACGTTCAGCGATCCATCGAACCGCATGCCTGCCGTAAGGTTCAGCAGAAGGTTCGCCGCGATACCGTT contains:
- a CDS encoding predicted protein, with amino-acid sequence MSSAAKRIQKELAEISLEPPTNCSAGPKGDNLYEWVSSIMGPAGSPYAGGVFFLDIHFPSDYPFKPPKVTFRTRIYHCNVNSSGQICLDILKDQWSPALTISKVLLSICSLLTDANPHDPLVGNIAQQFLNDRAAHDKTAVEWTRRYAQG